The genomic window CCTCgacacttttttttttgctcacctcttttcctctcctgGATTGATTTGTCTCTGACATTGGCAGTTCATCCCCATCTCTCATCGATAGGCACCAGCTTCTATCCAATAGTTCCCATTGTTTATTTTTATCCCAACCTGGACTAACAGCCCCCTGCCAAGCAAAAGGCGCACGCAGccttgttgatgtcgagCTTGAAGTCCCCTCTTATGCTGAGGCATCTCTCACCACACTTTCCACTCGCACAATGACTGCcatggcagcagcaccaccggTTTCGGCATCTTTGGAGACAGATATGGCTCGGATGACTCTTCCGCCAGTCGTGACGGAATtcccgccaccaccggcgcaTGAACAGAATGGAGGacccgcttcttcttcttcggatGGCGcggaggacgatgacgactttGAAGATGATCAGACCGACGCCCAATCACTCATGCAGCCGGCTATCAGCCCACTGGCCACGCTTTTTACGTCGCCAAAAACCCCCGCtgcggagaggatggcggctTTTGACCGGATGTCGGGGGGTGGCATTTTTGAGAGGATCGAGGACGACCAGAGGCCGGGAATGGCTTCGCTGGATGGGACTTCGAGCCATGACaaactaccaccaccacctccaagtcATTCGTCCGAGCCAATGGCTCGGATGGCAGGAGCTACGGAACCAGCAAGTTCTcaggctcctcctcaacaacaaccccctatTGAGCGTATGCCAACGCCATGGCAGGCAGGCCCCAAGCAATTTCACATCACCGAGCCGGGGAGGTGGTCCTCCATGTCTATGGCCATTAGGAGCCAGTCATCAAGACACAAACGCGCATCTTCAGTTAGCGAGAATGCTATGCTGAAGAGACTCTCCAAGGCTCTCCCTTCGATATCGATTCCGTCCGGGTTCATGCCTAGCATCCCCACACCGCCCTTCTTTTCGTCTCACAGTTCCAGCAATAATGCCTCACCTCAGAAGGACGAGCGGACGCCGAAAGCACCGCAGACTGGTGGGATTTCTGACAGTAGCTCCCAAAAATCTGGCACCCCCAGGACCTCGTCTCTAAGACGAACAACCTCGGACGACTCACTGCTTTATCACACTCTGTCTCGAGTCTCCTCCCTAGGCGACGACACCCGCTTCGCCCACGTCCGCGAGCAAGTCAACGTTCGGATGAAGGCCATCCTCGACAGCTTTGAAGGGCCTTCGTTCAAAATGCCTCAGATGCCCAATTTGTTGAACACGCCCCTTGTTAAGAAGTCAGCCACGGAGCCaatctcctcttccacccctcacCGCTCCGGCTCtttgtcaaccaccaccaccgccccgcAGGATCCCTTGGACAAAGTTCTGGAAACCCTAACAGgcgacatcgtcatcatggGCGGGTACAGGGGCTCGATCCTCCGCTCTGCCAAAGCGCCCCACCGCCGGCTATGGGTACCAGTCAAAGTCCAGCTCAACATCCGAAAAGTCAAGCTCGAAGTCGGCCTCGACCCCCAGGATGAGCTGGACATGGAGAAGTCGATTTATGCAGATGGGATGCTGAAGAATATCGGCCCAGTGGACATCTCTAAACGACTCTTTAAGCGCTTGAGAGAATGCGAAAACGCGCGAAGCGGAAAGTTGAGAGTTCATGATTATGGTTACGACTGGCGGTTGAGTCCACATTTGCTCTCTAAACGACTGGTCAAGTTCCTGGAGggcctcccctccaaccggGCCGGGACTCAACCgtcggagaggggggcgTGGGTGATATCGCACAGTCTGGGCGGGATCATCACCCGTCACGCGGtcaactcctccccttctctcttCCGTGGCGTCGTCTATGTCGGCGTCCCGCAACGGTGTATAAACATCCTCGGGCCCCTCCGCAACGGGGACGCGGTGCTGCTCAACGAAAAGATCCTCACGGCGCACGTAAACTTTTCCCTGAGGACAacgtttgtttttttgccCGAGGAcgggttttgttttgtggaTAAGGAGACTGGGGAGGAGCACAGGGTTGACTTCTACGACGTGAACGACTGGGTTCAATACCGGCTTTGCCCGTCAGTTTCCGAAGCTGCGCTGCCGgcggtggggaaggggagcaATGGGACTTTTAGCTCGTTGTTGAACTTGTCGGATTCGTTGGGGAGTTTTCAGCCCTTGAGGAGCAGGAGTAATACGCAGACGAAGCGGGACAGTGGTGTTGCGCTGGCGGGGAAGGATAGGAGTTTGGCGCCGCAGATGGGGTCGTCTGGGGGCGATAACAGTCCAGTTGACAGCAACAGTCAGAGCGACAAGGCGAAGAACCTGGCGTATTTGGCGAGGACGCTGGCGGAGATCAAGCAGTTTCGTGCGGAGCTCGCACACAACAAGGCTCACCAACAGAGTAATGCTTACCCTCCTTTGGCGGTCATCTACGCAAAGGACATACCCACCACGTACGGCTGTCGGGTTTCTGGCCGGGAGGGCATCGCGCACGCTGATGCATACGATGATCTCATGTTCAggtctggggatggggtggtgctggcaaAGGAGGCGATGTTGCCGGAGGGATatgaggttgtcaaggggggaagggtctGCACGGATAGGGGGCATATCACCATGCTGGGGGATTTGGCTGGAGTGGggagggcgttggaggcggtggtgaggggacGACAGAaggggattgggatgggggtgctggaggggaaaggggttaaataaaagaaaggGAGAAACAGGACAGAAAAATGATACCCATTGATTAGACCTATAGCGAACCGAGACAATTCAAACAAGAATAAACAGGATGAGGAACCACTCGTGCTCACAGAAGGTGGGACCAAGTGCATTCACAGATGCTGTATGTTCCCCAGACCAAGGCAGTACCTGCTTGATCATAGCCTCGGCATTCCCCCCATGTTTGGGACAGGGGTAAGCTATGTGCTACCAGGGTTGATCAAGACAGTACCAGCACATCACTATTCATACATCACTATTCTCACATATCATAATATAAAAGAAGGGCATGTATAACTAGCTACTCCAAGTGCCAATCTGAAAGCCATACTAGCAAGTCCTTTTCTGTagaccttcctcctcgaaaaAAGCGTCCCCGGCAAAAACCAACACCATAAAGACCCGCGCTCAACCTATTCTCCCATAACAGCACACTCAAAGAGAGCTAAAATGCTGCACAACAGCCCCTTACTCCTCGTCAGAGTCCTCCTCCGACTCGGCCTCCTCAAGCCACGTCATAAAAGGCTCGGCAGCCTTGCGGATCTTCTTGGAGGTAGAGCCATCGACATACCTCTTGGAAGACTTGGCACCCCACTTCTTCAAAAAGTCCTCAGAGGCGAGATCAAAGTGGTAGTAGAGTTGAAGGATCTTGACAATCTTATCATAGTGCTCCTTGCCGAGCTCGGCCAAAAGCTTCTCGGTGCCACCGAGGAGAGCCTTCTCATGGCGCTCAGAAGTGATCATCTATATCAGGTTAGCATTCTTCCAAATGAATACCATGTAAACAATACACATACAGTCTTGAGCATGCCTTGGCGCTTGGGAATCTGAGAGAAGATGTTCTCGTTGAAAAGTGTCATGACCAACACAATGAGGGTGCGATGCTTGGCCTCGATGCcgagctccttggccttgaggtagatctcgacatcatccaCGTTGTCGACACCGCCCTTGGCGTTGGCCTCAGTCTGGATCCAGTCGGCCAGCTGGTCGTAGACGGTGTTGCCACCCTctccgtcctcgtcctcgtcttcaccGTTCAGCACGAGCTTCGCCTTGAACTCGTCAGGGAGGACCTGCTGGCGAGCCTTGACAGCTTCCTCGCTCATGTCAACGGCCCACTCAACCTCCTTGTCGGCAACAGGCTTGCTGTCAAGGTTCTgagcctccttcttgatcttgcgaGTCAAAGCATCATCGTCACTAGCAATGTCGATATCCCCGTTAGGGGAGGGCTGGTCAGAGCCGTTCTCCTCTCCGGAACCGTTGTCCTTGCCACCGTTCTGCTTGGCCTTGCGGGCAGCCTTGCGCTcggccttgtccttcttggtcttcttgggcACATTCTTGAGAATGAAACCGCTCAACTTGAGGCGCAAATCGACATCGGTGCGCTGACCGCAAGCCTTGCAGTCGAGCGTGATGTGGCCATCCTTGATATGGACATCCGTTTCGGGATTCTTGCACTTCTTGCAGAGGACAAACTTGGAGATgaagccatcaagaagctctTGGAGCTTGTTAGCCTCGTGAGCACCGTTGATGATCCAGCGGTCGTCGGCGGGATCAATGTTGGTCTGGGCACCCAGCTCGAAACCGAAGTACTTGATAAGGTAAGAGCCGGGGCGGGCCAGAGACTGAGCAACGCTGCTCAGGTTGACAACAACGGTCTTGATGCCGTTACCCTTGCCTTCGATCTTGGTCTGGATACGCTCCATCTT from Podospora pseudoanserina strain CBS 124.78 chromosome 7 map unlocalized CBS124.78p_7.2, whole genome shotgun sequence includes these protein-coding regions:
- a CDS encoding uncharacterized protein (EggNog:ENOG503NUXN; COG:S), giving the protein MVAAAAILVDVELEVPSYAEASLTTLSTRTMTAMAAAPPVSASLETDMARMTLPPVVTEFPPPPAHEQNGGPASSSSDGAEDDDDFEDDQTDAQSLMQPAISPLATLFTSPKTPAAERMAAFDRMSGGGIFERIEDDQRPGMASLDGTSSHDKLPPPPPSHSSEPMARMAGATEPASSQAPPQQQPPIERMPTPWQAGPKQFHITEPGRWSSMSMAIRSQSSRHKRASSVSENAMLKRLSKALPSISIPSGFMPSIPTPPFFSSHSSSNNASPQKDERTPKAPQTGGISDSSSQKSGTPRTSSLRRTTSDDSLLYHTLSRVSSLGDDTRFAHVREQVNVRMKAILDSFEGPSFKMPQMPNLLNTPLVKKSATEPISSSTPHRSGSLSTTTTAPQDPLDKVLETLTGDIVIMGGYRGSILRSAKAPHRRLWVPVKVQLNIRKVKLEVGLDPQDELDMEKSIYADGMLKNIGPVDISKRLFKRLRECENARSGKLRVHDYGYDWRLSPHLLSKRLVKFLEGLPSNRAGTQPSERGAWVISHSLGGIITRHAVNSSPSLFRGVVYVGVPQRCINILGPLRNGDAVLLNEKILTAHVNFSLRTTFVFLPEDGFCFVDKETGEEHRVDFYDVNDWVQYRLCPSVSEAALPAVGKGSNGTFSSLLNLSDSLGSFQPLRSRSNTQTKRDSGVALAGKDRSLAPQMGSSGGDNSPVDSNSQSDKAKNLAYLARTLAEIKQFRAELAHNKAHQQSNAYPPLAVIYAKDIPTTYGCRVSGREGIAHADAYDDLMFRSGDGVVLAKEAMLPEGYEVVKGGRVCTDRGHITMLGDLAGVGRALEAVVRGRQKGIGMGVLEGKGVK
- the TIF5 gene encoding eukaryotic translation initiation factor 5 (EggNog:ENOG503NUY5; COG:J; BUSCO:EOG09262M7B) produces the protein MAALVNVRRDVSDNFYRYKMERIQTKIEGKGNGIKTVVVNLSSVAQSLARPGSYLIKYFGFELGAQTNIDPADDRWIINGAHEANKLQELLDGFISKFVLCKKCKNPETDVHIKDGHITLDCKACGQRTDVDLRLKLSGFILKNVPKKTKKDKAERKAARKAKQNGGKDNGSGEENGSDQPSPNGDIDIASDDDALTRKIKKEAQNLDSKPVADKEVEWAVDMSEEAVKARQQVLPDEFKAKLVLNGEDEDEDGEGGNTVYDQLADWIQTEANAKGGVDNVDDVEIYLKAKELGIEAKHRTLIVLVMTLFNENIFSQIPKRQGMLKTMITSERHEKALLGGTEKLLAELGKEHYDKIVKILQLYYHFDLASEDFLKKWGAKSSKRYVDGSTSKKIRKAAEPFMTWLEEAESEEDSDEE